In the genome of Abyssalbus ytuae, the window TAGTTAATTACCATTTAAAAATAAACAATATATGAGTATTTATAAATATACCACTCAAAATTATACCTTTTATATTTTCCTACCTTAAAAACAGGGGATACAAAAAGTTACATCTTTTAATTATTTTACTTTCTTCATAAAAATTTATTATTACAACAATAATAGGAATGCCGAATATTTTCGCAATTTTAACTCGGTTATTCATTTGATTTGTTGATGAGTTTATTCGTTAATAGTTAATTGGAATTTTTAAAGGGACGGATGTCTGGTGAAGGAAGACGTTACAATAGCTACGATTTAAGGGTTACAATTTACAATTTGAAGCTTCGTTTTTTATAAATTACTTTTATCCCTCCCCACGCTACAGCATAGTACTTCCTCTAAAAGACGGAGAGTAACGGAGGTTTAATTACAAATTCAAAATACCGATTTTTTTATGTCTTCAATGGTTACTCGTAAATAAAAAAGGCTGCCCTTGTTGGACAGCCCCGTATTTTATCGTAATTCGGCTCCTAACTGTTTTTCAAAACTTTGTTGGAGCTTACTCATTATTTTATCTATTTGCTTATCGTTGAGTGTTTTTTCATCGTCCTGTAAAACAAAACTAACGGCATAGCTTTTTTTACCCTCAGGAAGGTTTTCTCCTTCATAAACATCAAATAAACTTATGTCTTTTAAAAGTTTACGTTCACTCTGGTTTGCAATGTTATGAATTTCTTCAAATGTTACATTTTGATCCAGCAATAATGCAAGATCTCTTTTAACTTCGGGATATTTGGGAATGTCTGTATATTTGATTTTATTATAGGTTACTATTTGTAAAATATTATCCCAGTTAAAATCGGCATACAAAACTTCCTGTTTTATATCAAAATGCTTCAGGATTTTATTTTTGACAGTTCCGAATTCTACCAGCCTGGTTTTTCCTAAACTTAACATTATACCTTCTGAAAACACGTCGTTTTTAACAGGAGCGGTTTTTAATTTTTCAACTCCCAGCCTTTGCAATATTGAAGTTATAATTCCTTTCATGTAGAAGAAATCACCTTTTTGGTCATTGACGTTCCAGTTACTAAGGTTTTTATTTCCGGATACCAACAGGGTAAGATGTTTGTTTTCTACTCTTTCATTTTGGAAATTATGGTACGTTTTACCAAATTCAAAAAGCTTTATATTGCTTTTTTTCCTGTTTATATTATATGATACGGCTTCTAACCCGGAAAACAATAATGATTGTCTCATTACAGCAAGGTCATTACTGAGCGGATTAAGCATCTCAACATTGTTTTCCTCTTTTAAATTTTCAGTAAGTTGAACGTATTCGGGAGAGGTCAATGAATTGGCCATCATTTCGAAAAATCCGAGTGAAGCTAATTGGTTTCCTGCAATATTTTGAATTTTATAGTCATCATATATTGAAGTTTGGGAAATGGAAGCATTCAATTTGGAGGTAAATTCAATATTATTATACCCGTAAATGCGTAAAATTTCTTCAATTACATCTGCTTCACGAAGCACATCTACCCTGTAGGAAGGGATGGTTAAACCCAGCCCTGTTTCGGTAACGTTATTAATTTTAATATCTAATGACATTAAAATTGATTTTATTTTGTCTTTAGGAATTTCCTGTCCTATTAACTTATTTACTTTCTCGAAAGCAAGGAAAACCTGGAAATCCTCAAATTTGTTAGGGTAAAAATCAACTATTTCGCTGGTAATTTCACCCCCGGCAATTTCCTGTATTAAAAGAGCAGCTCTTTTTAAGGCATAGTCTACATTTTCAATGTCTATTCCTCTTTCAAATCTAAATGATGCATCGGTGTTTAAACCATGCCTTTTGGCAGTTTTTCTAACAGAAACAGGATTAAAATAAGCACTTTCCAGGAAGATACTTCGGGTGTTTTCGGTAACTCCGGAGTTTAAGCCGCCAAATACTCCGGCAATACACAGGGGTTTTTCGGCATCACAAATCATTAAATCTTCTTCGTGGAGTTCTCTTTCAACTCCGTCTAAAGTGGTAAACTTAGTTCCGGATGTTACGGTTTTAACTTCAATTTTGTTTCCCGCTATAACTGATGCATCAAAAGCATGCAAAGGCTGGCCTAACCCGTGTAAAACATAGTTTGTTACATCTACTACATTATTTTTGGGTGCCAAGCCTATTGCTTTTAACCTGTTTTTTAGCCAGGCAGGCGATTCTGCTACTTTTATTCCGGAAATGGTTACTCCGCAATAGCGCGGGCATAATTCTTTATTGTCTACGTCAACATCAATTTTAAGGGTTCGGTTATCAACCCTGAAATTACTTACAAGCGGGGTTATAAGTTCAAGTTTTTCTTCTTGTTGAATTAAGCCGGCCCTGAGGTCGCGGGCCACTCCGAAATGGCTCATGGCATCGGCTCGGTTGGGAGTAAGGCCAATTTCGAATACATGATCATTTTCAATTTGAAAAATATCGGCGCAAGGTGTACCGGGTACTAAGGAATCATCCAATATCATTATACCGTCATGTGATTTTCCCAGTCCCAGCTCGTCTTCGGCACATATCATTCCGTAGCTTTCCTGGCCTCTTATTTTTCCTTTTCTAATTTCCCATTCTTCACCTTTTTCATTGTAAAGTCTAGTACCTATTGTAGCTACCGGAACTTTTTGGCCGACAGCAACATTAGGAGCACCGCAAACAATTTGTACAGGTTCCCCGGAGCCAAGGTCAACTTTAGTTAAGCTTAATTTGTCGGCATCAGGGTGCTTTATACATTCTAAAACATGGCCTGTTACCACACCTTTTAAGCCACCTTTTACAGATTCAAAAACTTCCACTCCTTCTACTTCGAGTCCTAAATTGGTTAATAACTCAGCAGTTTTTTCTACCTCCCAATCAAGTTCAATAAATTGTTTTAACCAGTTGTATGATATTTTCACCCGTTTAAATTTTATTAATTGTTGTATAGTGAATTAATGATGAAACACAATGAGTGGAATTAATTTGTTCTCTTTTGAAAAATTCAGGTATTTTCCTTTTATTAAAAAATATTTGAAATTTATTAAAGTTTATTCCACTTTTTTGTTCTTACAGGCAGCAAAGATAAGAATACAGACCTTTTGGTGAAATAAATAACTATTTAAAAACGTGCTGAGCCATAAAATGAACTGATAAGGCAAAAGAAGCTAAATGATTGCCAATATTATATTTTTGAGTTAATGAAAAAGTATGTTATTATTTTTTTCTGCTCAGGACAGATATGTAAGTAAGTGCAAAACGTTTTCCCAGCTCTCTTTGGGAGTTTGCATCAAAATGAAGTTTATCTCCTTTATCAGTGAGGCCCTGGCTACTTACAGGATATAGTTTTCTGTCTTTATACGGCATTAAATTTATTACTGCATTAATAGCATCCCACCTTATTTGATCGTATTCGGAAGCAAATAAACCTAAATTGGCTGCCATAATAATCATATCGGGGTTTTCTATATAATCTCTAAAAATTTTAAAAAGTTGAGGTAGTCTTTCTTTATATGCCGGCAGAGCACTGGGAACGGCATCACTTTCTCCCTGGTGCCATAAAATACCTTTTATAGTTCCGTACTGTTTGGCTAAGTCAACTTTTTCTTTAAAATTGCTCAGTAGTTTTACATCTCGGTGTATTTGATCATTAAGCCATTGTTTTGCTGAGCTGCCTCCAACAGCACAAGGAATAAGGGCAATAGTAATATGATCCCTGGTGCGTTTGGCCAGTTCGTTGCCAAAACTTAACCCGCAATCCAGGCCTGCTTTTTCGGGTTCATAAAAATGAAGAGGTTCTTTTGCATACACCCATTCATTATTTTTATTTATGGTGATTACCCTGGAATTCGGGATAGTATCGGAGGGGCTTATGCGAGCTCTTCCTGCCATATTAGACTGGCCTGCCATTATAAATATCCAGACATTTTCTTTTGGAGGCATTTTGTCAACTTTTTCTTCCGTTTTCGGAAAATATGACTTGCTGATATCTTCCTGGCTATATACAAATGACAGAAAGAAAAACATGATGGTAATTATGGGGCTTTTCATAAAAAAAATTTCTTAAAGATAAGATTTTAAGTTAAGTCTGCCTACTTAAAGCCTGTTCTGAGGGTGTTAAAATATATGAATTATTCGGTGTAAACAGGATCGTGTCCTGTATATTCAAACCAATTGTAAGAGGCCTGGTTATGGCCTGGTTCTCCCAGTGATGTTGTGTACATTGCATATACGGCACCAACAAATCCGCCGGCAATGTGTGTACTTAGAAATTTAGCGTCTATGTCTTTTTTTAGGGAAATCCATTGCTTGTTTTCTTTATAATAGAAATGGTATTTACTAAAATCTGCTTCTATTCTTAAGGCTAACTCCGGTAAACCGGCCTTTAGTTCTTTGGTTGCCAATAACTCCATATCCTTCCCGTTTGATTGATAGAGTTGTACGACAGGGATATTATTTTTTAACGATTTACAGAGGTAGTAGTAATGTGTTTCATTCTGAAAAATAATAAGACCGGCTTTTTCATTTTCTTTCTTGGGTTCAAAGATAAATTCTGTGGATACATTTCCTTTTAAATGTTGTTGCCTGTGAGCTATAAAACTTGGGTTTGAGGTTCCTGAAACTGTTTCAGGCCTTGTTTTTATGGTTAAATAGCCTTGTTTTTCATGGAGATTATACCAGGGGGTTTTTACTGTTCTCAGAAATGTCCAGTGAAATTTTAATTCAGGTTCCTCAAAATTTTCTTTAAAACCAAAATTGTTGTTTAGCGGAAAAAGGGTAGTGTCAATTTTTGTATTTTTCGGGAGAGGGTATTTGTATTTTATTTCCTCACCATCTAAATCGAACACAGGCCAGTTATTTTCCCATTTTACAGGGGCTAAAAAAGTTTCTCTTCCGGTATTATAAAAATCACCTTCATAGGGCCTGCAGGCCAAAAAGACCCCATACCATTCTCCTTCTTTTGTCTGAATCAAATCTGCATGCCCGGCAGAAGTAACAGGATTTTTTCTTGTGGGGTCAAGGTGTTTTTGTGTTAATATAGGATTGTTTTCATAGGGTACAAACGTACTGTCAAGATGATGAGTTCTGTAAATTACTTCGGTGTGGTTTACAGCAGTACCGCCTTCGGCTGTCATTAAATAGTAGTAGTCATTTATTTTATAAATATGAGGCCCTTCTGCCCAAATTGGTTTTTCGCTGAAGTTTACCCCGCCGTTTACCAGTATTCTGTTTTCACTTATTACTTTTAAACTGTCTTTGTCAAATTCGTTTACTCTTATGGTTCTGTGTCCGTCATATTCCGGTTTATTGTCGGGTGCATCACTGTTGTAAACAATATAGCTTTTGCCGTTGTCATCAAAAAATAATGAAGGGTCTATACCTTTTATTTCAGGTAACCATTTTGGATTACTCCACGGGCCTTCCGGATTTTTAGCCGTAACTACAAAATTTCCTTTTCCGTCAACCAGGGTACAGGTTAGGTAAAAAGTACCCTTGTTATAACTTATGGCCGGGGCGAAAATAGCCCTTGTAACCCTGTATCCTTCGAGGTCTAATTGTTCGGGCCTGTTTAAAACATGGCCAATTTGGTTCCAGTTAACCAAATCAGTACTGTGAAAAATAGGAATTCCCGGATAGTAGGCAAATGTTGAATTTACTAAATAATAGTTGCCTTTTCCGTCATTGCAAATACTGGGGTCAGGGTAAAAACCTGTGAGTATTGGGTTAGTATATGTTTGGGGTTGTACAGGTTTCAATTTAGCTTCTTCTTTGGTTTTACAACTATTTAAATAAAAGAAGAGCGGAATGAAAAATGAAAAGTAAAATAGGGTCCTGATATTCATAGGTTGATTTTAAATGTTAAAAGTACAGTTTAATTTTTATTGAGCCTAATGGATTGTATCTGTTTGGTAATCAGTTAATTTTTAATTAGTTTTAGCTGTTATTTTAAAAGTTTAACAGCTAATTTAATTAACCAAACAAATCTTAATCAT includes:
- the pheT gene encoding phenylalanine--tRNA ligase subunit beta; this translates as MKISYNWLKQFIELDWEVEKTAELLTNLGLEVEGVEVFESVKGGLKGVVTGHVLECIKHPDADKLSLTKVDLGSGEPVQIVCGAPNVAVGQKVPVATIGTRLYNEKGEEWEIRKGKIRGQESYGMICAEDELGLGKSHDGIMILDDSLVPGTPCADIFQIENDHVFEIGLTPNRADAMSHFGVARDLRAGLIQQEEKLELITPLVSNFRVDNRTLKIDVDVDNKELCPRYCGVTISGIKVAESPAWLKNRLKAIGLAPKNNVVDVTNYVLHGLGQPLHAFDASVIAGNKIEVKTVTSGTKFTTLDGVERELHEEDLMICDAEKPLCIAGVFGGLNSGVTENTRSIFLESAYFNPVSVRKTAKRHGLNTDASFRFERGIDIENVDYALKRAALLIQEIAGGEITSEIVDFYPNKFEDFQVFLAFEKVNKLIGQEIPKDKIKSILMSLDIKINNVTETGLGLTIPSYRVDVLREADVIEEILRIYGYNNIEFTSKLNASISQTSIYDDYKIQNIAGNQLASLGFFEMMANSLTSPEYVQLTENLKEENNVEMLNPLSNDLAVMRQSLLFSGLEAVSYNINRKKSNIKLFEFGKTYHNFQNERVENKHLTLLVSGNKNLSNWNVNDQKGDFFYMKGIITSILQRLGVEKLKTAPVKNDVFSEGIMLSLGKTRLVEFGTVKNKILKHFDIKQEVLYADFNWDNILQIVTYNKIKYTDIPKYPEVKRDLALLLDQNVTFEEIHNIANQSERKLLKDISLFDVYEGENLPEGKKSYAVSFVLQDDEKTLNDKQIDKIMSKLQQSFEKQLGAELR
- a CDS encoding sialate O-acetylesterase, with amino-acid sequence MKSPIITIMFFFLSFVYSQEDISKSYFPKTEEKVDKMPPKENVWIFIMAGQSNMAGRARISPSDTIPNSRVITINKNNEWVYAKEPLHFYEPEKAGLDCGLSFGNELAKRTRDHITIALIPCAVGGSSAKQWLNDQIHRDVKLLSNFKEKVDLAKQYGTIKGILWHQGESDAVPSALPAYKERLPQLFKIFRDYIENPDMIIMAANLGLFASEYDQIRWDAINAVINLMPYKDRKLYPVSSQGLTDKGDKLHFDANSQRELGKRFALTYISVLSRKK
- a CDS encoding glycoside hydrolase family 43 protein gives rise to the protein MNIRTLFYFSFFIPLFFYLNSCKTKEEAKLKPVQPQTYTNPILTGFYPDPSICNDGKGNYYLVNSTFAYYPGIPIFHSTDLVNWNQIGHVLNRPEQLDLEGYRVTRAIFAPAISYNKGTFYLTCTLVDGKGNFVVTAKNPEGPWSNPKWLPEIKGIDPSLFFDDNGKSYIVYNSDAPDNKPEYDGHRTIRVNEFDKDSLKVISENRILVNGGVNFSEKPIWAEGPHIYKINDYYYLMTAEGGTAVNHTEVIYRTHHLDSTFVPYENNPILTQKHLDPTRKNPVTSAGHADLIQTKEGEWYGVFLACRPYEGDFYNTGRETFLAPVKWENNWPVFDLDGEEIKYKYPLPKNTKIDTTLFPLNNNFGFKENFEEPELKFHWTFLRTVKTPWYNLHEKQGYLTIKTRPETVSGTSNPSFIAHRQQHLKGNVSTEFIFEPKKENEKAGLIIFQNETHYYYLCKSLKNNIPVVQLYQSNGKDMELLATKELKAGLPELALRIEADFSKYHFYYKENKQWISLKKDIDAKFLSTHIAGGFVGAVYAMYTTSLGEPGHNQASYNWFEYTGHDPVYTE